A region of Coleofasciculus chthonoplastes PCC 7420 DNA encodes the following proteins:
- a CDS encoding phosphonate ABC transporter ATP-binding protein, which yields MSDSSPIFQLNGVTQQFGRLTALMEINLTLYPGERVALVGSSGAGKSTLLRLLNGTLQPSQGEIWALGYNLSQISTQRLRQVQRQIGTVYQQFHLVDNLRVIHNVNAGHLGRWSLFKAALSLLFPLEVETAHQALTQVGIPDKLYTRTDQLSGGQQQRVALARVLIQNPLVILADEPISSLDPELSREVIELLCQMSEQGGKTLVTSLHSVDFALRYYHRLIGLKMGRILFDSSATNVSSEMIDQLYKI from the coding sequence ATGAGCGATTCGTCGCCAATTTTTCAGCTAAACGGTGTAACTCAGCAATTTGGTCGCTTAACTGCCCTAATGGAGATTAATCTCACGCTTTACCCTGGCGAACGGGTGGCATTAGTCGGGTCAAGTGGGGCGGGAAAAAGCACCCTATTGCGTTTGTTGAATGGGACATTGCAACCCAGCCAAGGAGAAATTTGGGCATTAGGGTACAATCTTTCCCAAATTTCAACTCAGAGATTACGCCAAGTGCAACGGCAAATTGGTACAGTCTATCAGCAGTTTCATTTAGTGGATAATTTGCGAGTGATTCACAATGTTAATGCTGGACATTTAGGACGGTGGTCATTGTTTAAAGCTGCTTTATCGCTATTGTTTCCGTTAGAGGTAGAAACAGCGCATCAGGCGTTAACTCAAGTGGGAATTCCGGATAAACTTTATACCCGCACTGATCAACTTTCAGGGGGACAACAGCAGCGAGTGGCATTAGCGCGAGTTCTCATCCAAAATCCCTTAGTGATTTTAGCCGATGAACCGATTTCTAGTCTTGATCCGGAGTTGAGTCGAGAGGTAATAGAGTTGCTATGTCAAATGAGTGAACAGGGCGGTAAGACTTTGGTTACTAGCCTACATTCGGTTGATTTTGCCCTGAGGTATTATCATCGCCTTATTGGATTAAAAATGGGAAGAATTTTATTTGATAGTTCAGCTACAAATGTTTCGTCAGAAATGATTGATCAGTTGTATAAAATATAA
- a CDS encoding AAA family ATPase, with translation MHLQRIRVPDFRVLKDVDITFEEDFVPRIFPLGSLNGGGKSTLLQLIFTLLHCSTDPERKPFLQNLLYGFELHEDSPKRNLATIELLKNNRTVSFDFFCCKNTYIQKQLQLRGNLISTNYYYFSNPSRIQLLDLTNIDIDTTEEKELEGILDIKIHSLLNPSQKIKLNTYNKFLEEWYYLRQEIKQHLTKTKEYMEAENLIYVSDYKASKKEENNQNFLLCNINGLDMAKISEAEFFLKDLSKKIFLAAPSTQVFTFINRESRNLLFKSKARADEDYYSQLKNARSKLVNLFTYDFLAVDILIQAFKDAFDLDREEVVETGEYGHYYQRLKNELNQMLFNKKINIDKDLNGVNFTLDRNGETIELSPEDLSHGELKRLSIYMWLKHHNIEDAIVLMDEIEIAFHPDWQYQIIQDLQEWAPNNQYILATHSYELCQALTPAHVKELEPKLIQQDPEN, from the coding sequence ATGCACCTGCAACGAATTCGAGTTCCTGATTTCCGGGTTTTAAAGGATGTTGATATTACCTTTGAAGAAGATTTTGTTCCCAGAATTTTTCCTCTGGGTAGTCTAAATGGTGGTGGCAAGAGTACACTACTGCAATTAATTTTTACTCTACTTCACTGTTCGACTGATCCGGAAAGAAAACCTTTTTTGCAAAATCTGCTATATGGATTTGAACTTCATGAGGACTCTCCTAAGAGAAATTTAGCTACAATTGAACTTTTGAAAAATAATAGAACCGTAAGTTTTGATTTTTTTTGCTGTAAAAACACTTATATTCAAAAGCAATTGCAATTAAGAGGTAATTTAATTTCAACAAATTACTATTATTTTTCAAATCCCTCTAGAATTCAACTTTTAGATTTAACAAACATTGACATTGATACTACGGAGGAAAAAGAATTAGAAGGTATTTTGGACATAAAAATACACAGCCTGCTTAATCCCAGTCAAAAAATTAAACTTAATACATACAATAAATTTCTTGAAGAATGGTATTATTTGCGACAAGAAATAAAGCAGCATTTAACAAAAACCAAGGAATACATGGAAGCCGAGAATTTAATATATGTATCTGACTATAAGGCTAGCAAAAAAGAAGAAAATAATCAAAATTTCCTGCTATGCAATATTAATGGTCTAGACATGGCAAAAATTTCTGAGGCAGAATTTTTTTTAAAAGACCTGTCAAAAAAAATATTTCTGGCTGCTCCATCAACTCAAGTGTTTACTTTTATAAATCGAGAAAGTCGAAATTTATTGTTTAAAAGTAAAGCTAGGGCAGACGAAGATTATTACTCGCAACTTAAAAATGCTAGAAGTAAACTTGTAAATTTATTCACTTATGATTTTTTGGCTGTGGATATTTTGATACAGGCTTTTAAAGATGCTTTTGATCTAGATAGAGAAGAAGTCGTAGAAACAGGAGAGTATGGTCATTATTATCAGAGACTAAAAAATGAGTTGAACCAGATGTTATTTAATAAAAAGATAAATATAGATAAAGATCTTAACGGCGTGAATTTTACACTAGATAGAAACGGTGAAACTATCGAACTCTCTCCAGAAGATCTTAGCCATGGAGAGTTGAAACGCTTAAGCATTTATATGTGGCTAAAACATCATAATATAGAAGATGCTATTGTATTAATGGATGAAATAGAAATTGCATTCCACCCCGATTGGCAATATCAAATCATTCAAGATTTACAAGAATGGGCACCGAACAATCAATATATTCTGGCAACCCACTCTTATGAACTCTGCCAAGCCTTGACTCCAGCCCATGTTAAAGAATTAGAACCTAAACTTATCCAGCAAGACCCCGAAAACTAG
- a CDS encoding CHAT domain-containing protein, whose product MSKTYSHLNKTLKGWLKRPRSFIALILGAFFLTLSLQSPKLPATAAYPPLGMGNQTEEIVENRAETLGLPMEPLYSQTVEPSDLVEQGKLYYQAGQFDQAARVWQEAAETYAAEGFILKQAQALNYLALAYKELGNTESAQSAIAQSLKLLQSQPDTDNNTRLLLAQALNTQGNIHLLQGQSQTALDTWKQSASIYEQADDQTGQLISQINQAQALQALGKYRRAKSLLEQLVSELQNEPNSLLKAKGLRSLGVALQTLGQLRQSKAALEASWQISQQLNSPQDTSEALFSIGNVARDLQEYAVAWTYYQQAAELTPDSLTQLEAQLNQLRMLIELQRWDVAQEFIPIVTPKVNQLSASRPAIYAQINLAESLMEYDEAGMSDSLAVDTSKLLAKAVNQARQINDPRAEAYALYQLAKLYQANGTLDDSKTLSQQALKLAQEINADDIAARAGAQLGEILQKQGKTNEALAAYKIAFDNIQSLRSDLIAISSDVQFDFKEGIEPLYRQLVSLLLTEGDNQANLQQAREVMEALQLAELDNFFQDACLDTNPVALEEIDTQAAVIYPIILPDRLEVILSIPNQPLTHYATQLTQAEVEATLTQLYSGLSPGYPRNERLKLSQQVYNWLIQPAEAAMTSQDIQTLVFVPDGFLRNLPMAVLYDGQQYVLEKYRVVFSPGLQLFPQGLPQEELSLLAAGLTEARQGFNPLPGVDEEIAQVSQQVNSKVLFNETFTFATFKELINNESFPIVHLATHGQFSSNPEETFLLTWSDRISIEDFDLIFQKRRLGLLKPIELLVMSACQTAAGDNRATLGLAGFALRSGAKSTIASLWSVSDESTSIMMQEFYHQLTDLKVSKAEALRQAQLSLLKEPLYQHPYFWASFVLIGNWL is encoded by the coding sequence ATGAGTAAAACCTATTCTCACCTAAACAAAACACTTAAGGGTTGGCTGAAGCGCCCCCGTTCTTTTATTGCTTTGATTCTGGGTGCTTTTTTCCTAACCCTATCTTTACAATCACCCAAGTTGCCAGCAACGGCGGCTTATCCTCCGTTGGGTATGGGGAATCAGACGGAGGAAATTGTCGAGAACCGGGCGGAAACATTAGGACTCCCCATGGAACCTCTCTACAGCCAAACGGTTGAACCATCAGATTTAGTTGAACAGGGGAAACTTTATTATCAAGCTGGACAATTTGACCAAGCAGCAAGAGTATGGCAAGAAGCAGCCGAGACGTATGCCGCAGAAGGGTTTATCCTGAAACAAGCCCAGGCGCTGAATTACCTGGCGTTGGCGTATAAAGAGTTAGGAAATACGGAATCTGCCCAAAGCGCGATCGCACAAAGTTTAAAGCTGTTACAATCTCAACCGGATACTGATAACAATACCCGCTTACTCCTTGCCCAAGCCTTGAATACTCAAGGCAATATTCACCTGCTGCAAGGACAAAGCCAAACCGCGTTAGATACCTGGAAACAATCCGCCTCTATTTATGAACAGGCAGACGATCAAACCGGACAATTAATCAGCCAAATTAACCAAGCCCAAGCCTTACAAGCCTTAGGGAAATATCGACGGGCAAAATCTCTGTTGGAACAATTGGTGAGTGAGTTACAAAACGAACCCAATAGTCTGCTGAAAGCCAAGGGATTGAGAAGTTTAGGTGTAGCATTACAAACCCTGGGTCAACTGCGCCAGTCGAAAGCTGCGTTAGAAGCCAGTTGGCAAATTAGTCAACAGTTAAACTCACCCCAAGATACCAGTGAGGCACTATTTAGCATTGGCAATGTCGCCCGAGATTTACAAGAATATGCCGTGGCTTGGACGTACTATCAACAAGCCGCCGAATTAACCCCTGATTCCCTAACTCAACTCGAAGCGCAATTGAATCAATTGCGGATGTTAATCGAGTTACAACGCTGGGATGTCGCCCAAGAATTCATCCCTATTGTCACCCCTAAAGTTAACCAACTGTCTGCCTCGCGTCCGGCAATTTATGCCCAAATTAATCTGGCAGAGAGTTTGATGGAATACGATGAAGCCGGGATGTCAGACTCCTTGGCAGTGGATACATCAAAACTCTTGGCGAAAGCCGTTAACCAAGCCCGACAAATTAATGATCCTAGAGCCGAAGCTTATGCCCTCTATCAATTGGCTAAACTGTATCAGGCGAATGGAACATTAGACGATAGCAAAACCCTCTCCCAACAAGCACTAAAACTCGCTCAAGAAATTAACGCCGACGATATCGCAGCACGGGCGGGCGCACAATTGGGTGAAATTCTGCAAAAACAAGGCAAAACCAACGAAGCCCTCGCCGCCTATAAAATTGCCTTTGATAATATCCAATCCCTACGCAGTGATTTAATCGCGATTAGTTCCGATGTGCAGTTCGATTTTAAAGAAGGGATTGAACCCCTCTATCGCCAACTTGTCAGCTTACTTTTAACAGAAGGGGATAATCAAGCCAACTTGCAACAAGCCCGTGAGGTGATGGAAGCGTTGCAATTAGCCGAACTGGATAACTTTTTCCAAGATGCCTGTTTAGATACTAATCCGGTTGCTTTAGAAGAAATTGATACCCAAGCAGCGGTGATTTATCCAATTATATTACCCGATCGCCTGGAAGTTATCCTCTCGATTCCCAATCAACCCCTCACCCACTACGCCACTCAACTCACCCAAGCTGAAGTGGAAGCAACCCTGACACAACTGTATTCCGGACTGTCTCCCGGCTATCCCAGAAACGAACGGTTAAAACTCTCTCAACAGGTGTATAACTGGTTAATCCAACCCGCTGAAGCGGCGATGACTAGCCAAGATATCCAGACGTTGGTGTTTGTCCCTGATGGCTTTCTCCGCAACTTACCCATGGCGGTACTCTATGATGGACAACAGTATGTCCTAGAAAAATATCGGGTTGTCTTTAGTCCCGGATTACAACTGTTTCCCCAAGGACTTCCCCAAGAAGAACTGAGTTTATTAGCTGCTGGATTAACCGAAGCTCGTCAAGGGTTTAATCCCTTACCAGGAGTTGATGAAGAGATAGCACAAGTATCGCAACAAGTCAACTCTAAAGTGCTATTCAATGAAACCTTTACCTTTGCTACATTTAAAGAACTGATTAACAACGAATCCTTCCCTATCGTTCACTTGGCGACTCACGGTCAATTCAGTTCTAATCCTGAAGAAACCTTTCTGCTCACCTGGAGCGATCGCATTTCCATTGAAGACTTCGACCTAATCTTTCAAAAACGGCGGTTAGGGCTACTGAAACCGATTGAACTATTAGTCATGAGTGCCTGTCAAACCGCAGCCGGAGATAATCGCGCTACATTAGGTTTAGCAGGATTTGCCCTGCGATCGGGTGCCAAAAGTACAATCGCCAGTCTCTGGTCAGTGAGTGATGAATCCACCTCGATTATGATGCAGGAATTTTATCATCAACTAACGGATCTGAAGGTAAGCAAAGCTGAAGCATTGCGACAAGCACAGCTTAGTCTTCTCAAAGAACCCTTATACCAACATCCCTATTTTTGGGCATCGTTCGTTCTGATCGGTAATTGGCTATAG
- a CDS encoding DUF928 domain-containing protein translates to MTPAICQTLLSATVTGTIFLLTANAALARFVPLESEHPINNNLISVDFSLPDDNVPKSPVGGGVRGQVQFGLPQDSAPRSGVAGGVRGNVQFALPGGSAPRSGVAGGTRGDVEFSLPSGSAPRSGVAGGTRGDVEFSLPSGSAPRSGVAGGTRGDVEFSLPGGSAPRSGVAGGTRGDVEFSLPSGSAPRSGVAGGTRGDVEFSLPGGSAPRSGVAGGTREDVEFSLPADGKNPYTSAGGGIRGDVELFLPSEDSVPPTPVDVETLEENPVSDIPALTALVPPTKHGRTVSPRPTIYVYLPPIGARKVFFSIQDEAGNSHYHTILNVSPQGGVMAITLPPDTPGLEIDKNYLWYFAPIEPGGILRPDNYAVTGWIKRVENTVNEQEFVESPVKLATKYAEAGIWYDTLQVLVEAQQSEPKNETYSTEWHDLLEQVDLEAIASQPFVF, encoded by the coding sequence ATGACTCCAGCAATCTGCCAAACTCTCTTATCCGCTACAGTAACCGGGACAATTTTCTTATTAACAGCCAATGCTGCTTTAGCACGTTTTGTCCCCTTAGAGTCGGAACATCCCATCAACAATAACCTGATCAGTGTAGACTTCAGTCTTCCCGACGATAATGTTCCGAAAAGCCCTGTTGGTGGGGGTGTGCGAGGTCAGGTGCAGTTTGGTCTTCCCCAAGATTCCGCACCTCGTAGTGGTGTCGCTGGGGGCGTCAGAGGAAATGTGCAGTTTGCTTTACCTGGTGGTTCCGCACCTCGTAGCGGTGTAGCAGGTGGAACTAGAGGAGATGTGGAATTTAGCTTACCTAGCGGTTCTGCACCTCGTAGTGGTGTAGCAGGTGGAACTAGAGGAGATGTGGAATTTAGCTTACCTAGCGGTTCTGCACCTCGTAGTGGTGTAGCAGGTGGAACTAGAGGAGATGTGGAATTTAGCTTACCCGGTGGTTCCGCACCTCGTAGCGGTGTAGCAGGTGGAACTAGAGGAGATGTGGAATTTAGCTTACCTAGCGGTTCTGCACCTCGTAGTGGTGTAGCAGGTGGAACTAGAGGAGATGTGGAATTTAGCTTACCCGGTGGTTCCGCACCTCGTAGTGGTGTAGCAGGTGGAACTAGAGAGGATGTGGAATTTAGTTTACCGGCTGATGGGAAAAACCCCTATACCAGCGCTGGTGGAGGTATCCGAGGTGATGTTGAACTATTTCTCCCCAGTGAAGATTCAGTTCCCCCAACCCCAGTGGATGTAGAAACATTAGAAGAAAATCCGGTCAGTGATATTCCTGCACTTACCGCATTAGTTCCGCCGACGAAACATGGACGCACGGTGTCACCTCGTCCCACAATCTATGTTTATTTGCCTCCAATTGGCGCACGGAAGGTCTTTTTTAGTATCCAAGATGAAGCGGGGAATTCTCATTATCACACCATCTTAAATGTCTCTCCCCAAGGTGGAGTCATGGCGATTACCCTACCGCCAGACACACCGGGATTGGAAATCGATAAGAATTATTTGTGGTATTTTGCTCCCATTGAACCCGGTGGAATTCTGAGACCCGATAATTATGCCGTGACAGGATGGATAAAGCGGGTTGAAAATACGGTCAATGAGCAAGAGTTTGTCGAATCTCCCGTGAAGCTGGCAACTAAGTATGCCGAGGCAGGGATCTGGTATGATACGTTGCAGGTTTTAGTTGAGGCTCAACAATCTGAACCGAAGAATGAAACCTATAGTACCGAATGGCACGATTTATTAGAACAAGTTGACCTAGAAGCGATCGCATCTCAACCTTTTGTTTTCTAG
- a CDS encoding CHASE2 domain-containing protein — protein MGDDSLTKTKNQALEQSEGSTIQMNPDTPLQAFLQRWQGVLLITPCVAGFIIAGSYLGIFRVLEWLILDQFFLLRPQEPVDERIAIVTIDEEDIDYVVQWPMSDQVMAKLLRNIKAKNPNAIGLDIYRDLPVEPGHEERVEVFKTTPNLIGINKIAGDTIDPPPTLADKDQVAANDMFLDNDGKIRRALVLGEAESGLMQGFGVKLALDYLADQDIELEALNPEKQIFGLGQATFIPLSKNDGFYKESDLGWYQILVNYRGGLDRFPNISMTDVLENRIPENFFRDRIVFIGAKAPSLNDNYLTPYNSNLAVPTDLMPGVVIHANITSQILSAAVSGRPMLRATTKPIHWLLIVVWSGYSATLGSFYIRRRWMTLLGLLIAVVIIVVSSYSAFLYGWLVPVFTPLLAVVVAATLSVGQVLWQNLMISYQKLEDYARNLEDKVKERTAELAHANQEISQLNEKLKAENLRMSAELDVARQLQYMILPNPDELEAIEGLDLAGFMEPADEVGGDYYDILCTDNVVTIGIGDVTGHGLESGILMMMTQTVVRTLDEIRERDPVKFLDTLNRTLYKNVQRMNSDRNLTLAILNYTDGKVSISGQHEESIVVRAGGIIERIDTMDLGFPIALDDDIADFIDRALIELHPGDSIVLYTDGIPEAENMENEQYGLERLCDVISQNWDKSANAIKDAIIDNLRHFIGKQKVFDDITLVVLKQEV, from the coding sequence ATGGGTGATGACTCATTAACCAAGACTAAAAATCAAGCCCTTGAACAAAGCGAGGGGTCAACAATTCAGATGAACCCTGACACGCCTCTACAGGCATTCCTTCAACGCTGGCAAGGGGTTTTGCTGATTACGCCTTGTGTGGCAGGTTTTATTATTGCGGGCAGTTATCTGGGTATTTTTCGGGTTTTAGAATGGTTGATTTTAGATCAATTCTTTCTCCTGCGTCCCCAAGAACCCGTTGATGAGCGAATTGCGATCGTCACGATTGATGAAGAAGATATTGATTATGTGGTGCAGTGGCCCATGTCCGATCAAGTCATGGCAAAACTGCTCCGAAATATCAAAGCCAAAAACCCTAACGCGATCGGGTTAGATATTTATCGAGATTTACCCGTAGAACCGGGACATGAAGAACGGGTTGAGGTGTTTAAAACTACCCCAAACCTAATTGGAATTAACAAAATTGCTGGAGATACTATCGATCCGCCACCGACGTTAGCCGACAAAGATCAAGTGGCGGCTAATGATATGTTCCTGGATAACGATGGCAAAATTCGCCGCGCTCTTGTCCTCGGTGAAGCTGAGAGTGGTTTAATGCAAGGCTTTGGCGTAAAACTGGCGTTAGATTATTTAGCCGACCAAGACATTGAATTAGAAGCGCTCAATCCTGAAAAACAAATCTTCGGTTTAGGTCAAGCTACCTTTATTCCCCTGAGTAAAAATGATGGATTCTACAAAGAATCGGATTTAGGTTGGTATCAAATCCTGGTAAATTATCGCGGCGGACTGGATCGCTTTCCGAATATTTCCATGACCGATGTCTTGGAGAACCGCATCCCCGAAAACTTTTTCCGCGATCGCATCGTTTTTATTGGGGCAAAAGCGCCCAGTCTTAATGATAACTATCTTACCCCTTATAATAGCAACTTAGCTGTCCCGACAGACTTAATGCCCGGTGTGGTCATCCACGCTAATATCACCAGTCAGATTCTCAGTGCCGCTGTATCAGGGCGTCCGATGTTACGGGCAACGACGAAACCCATACACTGGCTACTGATTGTTGTTTGGTCAGGATACAGCGCTACCCTTGGCTCATTCTATATCCGTAGACGCTGGATGACTCTTTTGGGGTTATTAATTGCGGTCGTAATTATTGTCGTCAGTTCCTATTCTGCCTTTCTCTATGGTTGGTTAGTTCCTGTCTTTACCCCTTTATTAGCCGTAGTTGTTGCGGCGACGTTGAGCGTCGGTCAGGTTTTGTGGCAAAATCTGATGATTTCCTATCAAAAATTAGAAGATTATGCCCGTAACTTAGAAGACAAAGTGAAAGAACGCACCGCTGAACTCGCCCACGCCAATCAGGAAATTAGTCAACTCAACGAAAAACTCAAAGCTGAAAACCTGCGGATGAGTGCTGAACTTGACGTCGCCCGTCAATTGCAATATATGATTCTGCCTAATCCGGATGAATTAGAAGCCATTGAAGGATTAGATCTGGCTGGGTTTATGGAACCGGCTGACGAAGTTGGTGGTGATTACTACGACATCCTCTGCACAGATAATGTAGTCACCATTGGTATTGGCGATGTAACGGGACACGGGTTAGAAAGTGGTATTTTAATGATGATGACCCAAACTGTTGTTCGCACCCTAGACGAAATTCGGGAACGTGATCCGGTGAAGTTTCTCGATACCCTTAATCGCACGCTTTACAAAAATGTGCAACGGATGAATTCGGATCGTAACTTGACCTTAGCCATTCTCAACTATACCGATGGCAAAGTTAGTATTAGTGGTCAACATGAAGAATCTATCGTGGTGCGGGCTGGGGGCATTATTGAGCGAATTGATACCATGGATTTGGGGTTTCCGATCGCCTTAGATGATGACATTGCTGATTTTATTGATCGGGCGTTAATTGAATTACACCCTGGTGACAGCATTGTCCTCTACACAGACGGTATTCCTGAAGCTGAAAATATGGAGAATGAACAATATGGTTTAGAACGATTGTGCGATGTGATTAGTCAAAACTGGGATAAATCCGCCAACGCTATTAAAGATGCGATTATTGATAATCTGCGGCACTTTATTGGTAAGCAAAAAGTTTTTGATGATATTACGTTAGTCGTACTTAAGCAAGAGGTTTAG
- a CDS encoding putative selenate ABC transporter substrate-binding protein: MASLRNVLVSGILLFLLSPLVACSPASETGNETTVEPLIAGAIPDQDPEKLQRLYDKLANYLETELGVPVEYKPVTDYAAAVTAFRVGDLDLVWFGGLTGVQARSQVEGAEAIAQRDIDAEFTSVFIANKNSELQPIQDIQELSKLKGSTFTFGSESSTSGRLMPQYFLEQAGVTPEDFQGEVGFSGSHDTTIQLVEAGSYQAGALNSQVWKSRVEAGDVDLNKVDVIWETPTYYDYHWVIHPDVKSRYGEDFSQKVQAALLKLDPNNPEHQEILDLFGADKFISTENSNYAQIEKVGRQIGKIK; this comes from the coding sequence ATGGCATCGTTAAGAAACGTTTTAGTATCGGGGATACTGCTGTTCCTGCTATCTCCCTTAGTTGCTTGTTCCCCAGCTTCTGAAACGGGGAATGAGACAACGGTTGAACCGTTAATCGCTGGGGCGATTCCCGATCAAGATCCGGAAAAGTTGCAACGGCTGTATGACAAGTTAGCAAATTACCTGGAAACGGAGTTAGGTGTACCCGTCGAATATAAACCTGTAACCGACTATGCGGCGGCGGTGACAGCGTTTCGAGTGGGAGATCTGGATCTCGTCTGGTTTGGTGGCTTAACTGGCGTACAGGCGCGATCGCAGGTTGAAGGCGCAGAGGCGATCGCCCAACGGGATATTGATGCTGAATTTACCAGTGTATTTATTGCTAATAAAAATAGTGAACTCCAACCGATTCAGGATATCCAAGAATTATCCAAATTAAAAGGATCAACCTTTACCTTTGGCAGTGAATCCTCCACATCAGGGCGGTTAATGCCTCAGTATTTTTTGGAACAAGCCGGGGTGACACCAGAGGATTTTCAAGGAGAGGTCGGTTTTTCCGGTTCCCATGATACCACAATTCAACTGGTTGAAGCCGGGAGTTATCAGGCGGGGGCATTAAATTCTCAAGTCTGGAAAAGCCGCGTGGAAGCTGGAGACGTGGATTTAAATAAAGTGGATGTGATTTGGGAAACGCCAACCTATTATGATTATCATTGGGTGATTCATCCCGATGTAAAGTCACGCTATGGCGAAGATTTTTCCCAGAAAGTGCAAGCCGCCTTACTCAAGCTTGACCCGAATAACCCCGAACACCAAGAAATTTTAGACTTATTTGGTGCTGATAAATTTATTTCCACAGAAAATTCCAATTACGCTCAAATTGAAAAAGTCGGTCGTCAAATTGGCAAAATTAAATGA